Genomic segment of Apium graveolens cultivar Ventura chromosome 7, ASM990537v1, whole genome shotgun sequence:
GAGTGGACAGGTGACTGGGATAAGTATATGTATCTTGTTGAGTTTACGTATAATAACAGTTGGCACGCGAGTATCggtatgccaccatttgaggctttgtatggtaggaggtgtagggcaccatcttgttgggatgaggttggtgagagagtcattgaagggtcgaatttagttaaaatcactaatgagaaggtagagaaagttaaagaaagtttgaaggaagcTCGATCTCGTCAAAAGAGTTACGCGGGCCAACATAGAAAGTTTGGTGGATTTGATCCCGGTGATCATGTGTTCTTGAAGGTGTCGCCTTGTAAGGGTATTAAGCATTTTGGTATGAAGGGGAAGCTTAGTCCGAggtatgttggaccttttgatgtTATGGAGAAAGTGGGGGAAGTGTCTTATAGGGTTGCATTGCCaccacaactatctcatgtgcataatgtgtttcatgtgtctaTTTTGAGGGGCTACAAATATCATCTACTATACATAGTTCAGTATCCATTAGATAAAATTAGAGaggatctttcttgtgaggaagaagctgaggctatcttagctcgagagAAGCGGGTTTTGAGGAAGAATACCATTCCGTTTGTGAAAtttttgtggaaaaatcattgGGAGAGAGAGGCTACTTGAGAATTAGAAGCGTCTATTCATGATAAATATCCGCATTTATTCAACTCAGGTACGGCTGTTTAGTTTCGTTTgattccggggacggaatccttttttTAAGGAAGTATATATGTAATATACATGAATtttagataataataataataataataataataataataataataataataataataataagtgaAGAATTTGATTTAGTTTAAAATAAGAATATAAAAACTTTGTAATTACGTTAGTAATAGAAGGAATTAGttctaaaatatatatatatatagatagatagattATTCTGCCTCTCGTATGTTATCTTCGAAATCCCTAATAATATTTGAGGGGTCAGCAAGCCGCGAGGGACGAGAGAATCGGTGATACTAGCAGTCCCTTTATAACGAAAAAAAATTCAAGATCAGGTAAAATATTGTAAGTAAATGTTGCAACTTTTAAATTCAATACGAAttgtatatacttatttaataGTATAAGAATGATAGGTCCCTGCTATTCATGTGCTTCTGTCGAGTCAGCGAGCTTAAGTTGTAATCAATTAGTGTTAGTATAATATTCATTATGCGTATGGTATATATTGGGTGTATATTGATTGTGTATCCATGCTTTGTATTTTGGCAGTGTTATGCAGTTATTATAATTACAAGTGTTTAAGATTATGTACTTTATTATTTGTCAAAGCTATTTGGGGATTTAAGTTCCTGGccaaacaagttttaaaatttattatttatttatttttattttttgtaatataaataaatgGTCCATTAATTTTGTTATGATTATATTATGTTTTCACCTCATTTTACCCAGTTAGTTTGAAAGTTTGTTTACATTGAACTAGTACTAGAGTTCATAGTGTTAggtattattttaatatattttgtTAAAATATAAGCTAGTAATTTGATCAAGTATTGCAATAGAATTGTCCTTTAATATTAATTATTGTTTAGGTTTATAAATTTTGTGTCGTAGTGTGAGTTTAATAACCATTTTAATAAGTTAGATTTCATATTTATCAAGTCAAATGAGCTTGGTAAATTAGCACGAGTTGTCTGGTCATTAGCATGATGTTGATTTATATTACTTTTATAATACTTAAAATCTAGACTATGTCCTTTATTTTGATTAGTATACTATTTTATGTTAATTTGTGAATCAGTCAATTTAATAATGAATGTACAAGATGTTTATGACTACTGGATCTAAAAGTAATCAAGTCATCCCCTGATTTTATAGCCTCGGGTAAAATCAATTTAGTATTTAAAAGAGGTATATAAAAAATAtgtattaattataaattataattttgttaATAGATCAGGAGCGGGGGAATTAGCCGATCAGCTACGGATATTATTAATGATTTTAGTTGCGGTTTTTAATGTACGGATTCtgtcccctttttattcagcgctactcCTCTTAACATTTAGAAATATTTGATTAGTTCAGTTATTCTGTATCCTGCTCATTCAATATttgatttgactttttctgacttccgaaaattattttaaaattgatttgaaaAATTTTAAATATCTGTGTACgcggttttcaaaaattatttatggcACCCTCTATTTTGGAAATCTGAATTACTTGCCTAAGGTGATTTTaaattttgcgagaatatttttatttaaacccttagagatatagggtataccgagttaaccagctgtaggggtatTACAgtcatgtcattgcggcaccagtgacatgacacttccgtgacagtgtgattggtcacggagtatccttctgttagctcttgggaggagtttttgcgcatttgatatttgttcaggatacgtgggtgcacccagagtttgatttgtgatttgatttatggtgacgtcgTATATGCCGTAGACGTTATCCATTATGTTAcacgcattaggtaccctatgatgtgtgtatttgtatctgttctgatctcgatatgaaatatcctaacccctcgtcgcttcagccttacttatttttaaaattattgttttattataaattgcaGATTATTTATCTCTGATCTCTTTGTTTTATAAACTGTATTCCAAATCCTTACTAGGCGTTTAAATCATGTCATATTTTTTTCTGGCAGGTACTTCTGGGattgtgtgatggagagctacccaTTTATTGATTAGGATTTCGGACTTTAACATTATCTAGACTTAATTATTTTATTAGAGAtttatacttttatattattggtttagacatttgaaaattttagactgtttaatttTTGTATagaaatatattaatattttgtGTGCAGTTTTATGGATTATAAGTAATATCTCTTTTTATTTAAAGAAGGGGTGTTACATTTATAAAATAGAACCGATTAAAGATCAAATCAGTGATAAATAAAGAAGTCCAGCGGCCTGCAACGACAATCCGCATTTTCCATGTTCTGAACCAGACTGCATTTCCCCTCAAAGAAGAATTAGTGTATTCAAAATGTAAGCTCGAGAAGTCATATTTTTAGTAtaatttgattttcaaaactAGTATTTAGATTTGGGGGAAATATTACATTTTGAGGAAAGATTGTAAGTGTTGTGAATTAAATATTCTAGTCttttattaaaatttcaaaatcttACTTGACAACAATTTTTGCTTAATTCAGAAGAAAAGTGCAAAGCAAgtaaaaataaagatataaaaaATTGCTCCTTTTTTCCACCAAACattcgtaaagaaaaagggaGAGAAAAATGGACGATTTAAAAGGGGCGGGAGAAAAAGAGAAACTTGCACTTGTACTATTTCCGAACACATTTATTTTCTATAGCGCAAGGACAAAAAAAAAGTTTATTAGACAAGGCAACACACATATAAATATCCTGGGAGGGAAAAGGATCAAGAAAACGATGAGTGCGGATTACTACAAGATATTACAGGTTGATAAAAATGCAACAGATGAAGATTTGAAGAAATCTTATAAAAAACTGGCCATGAAATGGCACCCTGATAAGAATCGCAACAAACAAAACGATGCCGAATCCAAATTTAAACAAATCAATGAAGCCTATGAGGTATCAACATTTTTTCTTGAGTGTGTATGTATTTCATTCAAATGGGTTCTCTAAAAAAGTATCTATAGCCATCTTGAGAATTTTCCATTACATTATATATAGATCTATTGCAGTTTTACACCCTATCCATCAATAAATTTACTTTGATGTATTTGATATTTTTGCATGGCAAGAAGTGTAAATGATGTATATTGTTCTGGGGAAAAAATTATATGTGATAATATCTAAAAATGACTTTGATCAAGAATCAAGTTTATGCCATGCCATTGAAATAGCCTTCTGTGATGAATGCCATTTATGGTTTGGAGATATTAAAGAACAAATTTTTCTTAGGTTTTGAGTGATCCTCAAAAAAGAGCGTTGTACGATCAATATGGCGAAGAAGGTCTAAAAGGCCAAGTGCCACAATCAGAAAGCGGAGGGCCTGGCGGGGCAACATTTTATCAGACAGGGGATGGACCAAATGCGTTTAGATTCAATCCTAGAAATGCTAATGACATTTTTGCCGAGTTTTTTGGTAACTCAAACACTTTCGGAAGTATGGGAGGCATGGGTGGTATGGGAGGAGGTATGGGGGGTATGGGAGGCATGGGGGGTCCTGCCTCTATGAGAAGCGGAGGTCCAAGGTTTTCGAGTGGATTGTTTGGGGACGATATGTTTACTTCATTTGGAGGAAGTAGACCAATGAGCTCAGGCCCTCGGAAGGCTCCTCCAGTCGAGAATAGATTGCCTTGTACCCTAGAAGAACTTTTTAAGGGAACAACCAAAAAGATGAAGATCTCAAGGGAAATAGCTGATGCTAGCGGGTAACTTTTACTTGCTCATCATAACTCTCTCTGTTCTTCTTGGTTTTAGTTTTTCATTTGTTAGTAAACTCTGTTAATGTGGTTGAAAAATATCTCAGCAATTGTTGATTTGCTCGTGATGGAAGATTTTGAACCACCTGAGCATGTGAAACTTAACATTAAAACTGCATGAGTGTCTCCAACATGCCAAAGATATAGATGCTATCAGACTAGAAACTGCTATGATTTTGTTTTAGAACCTTTGAGTTGTATGATAGCTGTGTGCAACTGaacaatggaaatgaaatttgCGCTATGTATCCATCTGTACACTTCGTTCTTGCTAGCCATTCTGTAATAATCAGGTTCAGCATGACTAACAAGTACTATAGTATCTTTTGGTAGTTCTTTCCATGCTCATTTATCTTTTATACAGTATGATTCATGTTCAAACCCTAAAAAAATCATATGAACATCTATCTGACACAAACTCTGGCCTTGGACAGAAAGACCTTGCCGGTGG
This window contains:
- the LOC141671356 gene encoding uncharacterized protein LOC141671356 isoform X2, whose product is MSADYYKILQVDKNATDEDLKKSYKKLAMKWHPDKNRNKQNDAESKFKQINEAYEVLSDPQKRALYDQYGEEGLKGQVPQSESGGPGGATFYQTGDGPNAFRFNPRNANDIFAEFFGNSNTFGSMGGMGGMGGGMGGMGGMGGPASMRSGGPRFSSGLFGDDMFTSFGGSRPMSSGPRKAPPVENRLPCTLEELFKGTTKKMKISREIADASGPCRWKRF
- the LOC141671356 gene encoding uncharacterized protein LOC141671356 isoform X1, with product MSADYYKILQVDKNATDEDLKKSYKKLAMKWHPDKNRNKQNDAESKFKQINEAYEVLSDPQKRALYDQYGEEGLKGQVPQSESGGPGGATFYQTGDGPNAFRFNPRNANDIFAEFFGNSNTFGSMGGMGGMGGGMGGMGGMGGPASMRSGGPRFSSGLFGDDMFTSFGGSRPMSSGPRKAPPVENRLPCTLEELFKGTTKKMKISREIADASGKTLPVEEILTLDIKPGWKRGTKITFPQKGNEQPNVVPADVIFVVDEKPHNVFTREGNDLICTHKISLTESLTGYTVHVNTLDGRKLTIPVNNVIHPSYEEVVPKEGMPIPKDPSRRGNLRIKFNIKFPARLTAEQKSGIKKLLNQ
- the LOC141671356 gene encoding uncharacterized protein LOC141671356 isoform X3; the protein is MSADYYKILQVDKNATDEDLKKSYKKLAMKWHPDKNRNKQNDAESKFKQINEAYEVLSDPQKRALYDQYGEEGLKGQVPQSESGGPGGATFYQTGDGPNAFRFNPRNANDIFAEFFGNSNTFGSMGGMGGMGGGMGGMGGMGGPASMRSGGPRFSSGLFGDDMFTSFGGSRPMSSGPRKAPPVENRLPCTLEELFKGTTKKMKISREIADASGNC